Part of the Arsenicicoccus sp. oral taxon 190 genome, GTCGCCCAGCTGGTCGATGGTGTCGAGGATCGAGGCGACGATGGTCACGAGCACCGCGCCGCCGACCGCGCCGAGGGGAGCGTCGTTGAGGGTGCCGATCAGCAGCGCGATGCCGATGACCTGGACGAGGTTGACGGCCACGACCGCGACCGCCAGCGCCAGCCGCGGGAGGAGCTCGCCCCACGACAGCCCTACGCCGGCCGGGCTGGAGAAGGGGGCCCAGCCGTAGGCGAGGCCGCCGACCAGCAATGCCCACGCCGGCAGCAGCACCGTGGCGACCACGGTGGAGACCAGCGCGACGACGAGCTTGCTGGTCAGGAGCCGGGCCCGCCCGACCGGCGCTACCAGCAGGTAGCGCAGCGACGACCACGACGCCTCCGACGGCACGGTGTCGCCGGCGAAGAGCGCTGCCAGGATCACCAGCAGGAAGTCGCTGGACGCGAAGAGGCAGAACACCGCGAAGTTGGCGCTGCCCTGCCGGGCCAGGTCGACGAACCGCCCGCCGCCCGAGCCCCCGTCGCCCAGCGAGAACGCGCCGACCAGGATGACGGGCAGTGCCAGCAGCAGCCCGAAGCCCCACAGCGTGCGTCGCCGACCGACCTGGCGGCCGAGCTCGACGCGCCAACGCAGCGGCGTGGGCCGACGGCCGGCACTGCGGTCGGTGCTTCGGTCGGTGGTGCGGCCCGTGCTGCGGCTGGGCCGGGGGCCGGGCGTGGTCGCGGTGCTGGGCGTCATCGGGCCCGCACCTGTCGGAGCTCGTCCATGCGTCTCCTGTCGCTGTCATCGCTGTCGTGGGTGCCGGGGTGGGCGCCCTCACCCGGGGCTGAGTCGGTGCCGACGCTGCTGGAGCCGCCGATGACGCCGAGGAAGACCTCTTCGAGCCGGCGGCGGGGGGCGACGGCGTCGACGTCGCCCCCGGCCGCGACGACCGCGGCCACGATCGCGCCGCGTCCGGCGTCCCCGAGCACCGTCAGGCTCCGCGCGTGGCGGTCCACCCGGACCTCGCGCAGGGCCGGGGCCAGGCTGCCGGTGCGCAGGGCCTGCGCGATGGCGTCGGGGTCGCACCCGGGGCCGAGGGTGACCACGGTGGCGCCGTCCCCGCTGGTCAGCTCGGCGACGGACCCGCTGGTCACGACCCGACCGCGGTGCATGACCACGACGTGCGTG contains:
- a CDS encoding ABC transporter permease, whose translation is MTPSTATTPGPRPSRSTGRTTDRSTDRSAGRRPTPLRWRVELGRQVGRRRTLWGFGLLLALPVILVGAFSLGDGGSGGGRFVDLARQGSANFAVFCLFASSDFLLVILAALFAGDTVPSEASWSSLRYLLVAPVGRARLLTSKLVVALVSTVVATVLLPAWALLVGGLAYGWAPFSSPAGVGLSWGELLPRLALAVAVVAVNLVQVIGIALLIGTLNDAPLGAVGGAVLVTIVASILDTIDQLGDLRHALPMHYSRAWVRALSPDIGWTDIQLSTLWSLIYGVVTIAAAYWWFRRKDILS